From one Desulfurobacterium thermolithotrophum DSM 11699 genomic stretch:
- a CDS encoding flagellar basal body-associated FliL family protein, translating to MAEEEKQEQEQKGSGKKKFIILIVLLLLLGIGGGVAYKFLVLDKKKVESQEKQAQRIIEEIKATEKVGVMFDLGTFVVNLADTDIERYLKVSIVLELKDQKIQAEAQKRLPEIKDAITTLLLTKKSSEIRTPEGIEFLKEEIAKRVNAILPLGGVKNVYFTEFIIQTG from the coding sequence ATGGCGGAAGAAGAAAAGCAAGAGCAAGAACAAAAAGGTAGTGGAAAGAAAAAATTTATAATCTTAATAGTATTACTCCTGCTCTTAGGAATAGGAGGAGGAGTAGCTTACAAGTTTCTTGTTTTAGATAAGAAGAAAGTAGAATCTCAAGAAAAGCAAGCTCAAAGGATTATTGAAGAAATTAAAGCCACAGAAAAAGTAGGAGTTATGTTTGATCTTGGAACTTTTGTTGTAAATCTTGCTGATACAGATATTGAAAGATATTTAAAAGTTTCTATAGTTCTTGAACTCAAAGACCAAAAAATACAGGCAGAAGCACAAAAAAGACTTCCTGAAATTAAGGATGCTATTACAACTCTTTTACTTACTAAAAAGTCTTCAGAAATTAGAACACCAGAAGGAATTGAATTTCTTAAAGAAGAAATAGCAAAAAGAGTTAACGCTATACTTCCTCTTGGTGGAGTAAAAAACGTATACTTTACAGAGTTCATAATACAAACAGGTTAG
- a CDS encoding FliM/FliN family flagellar motor switch protein, protein MTKQDKRLEDFKDVSLSISLCIGKKFLTLNKILKLKEGDLIEFDKKLEDYLDVYLNGQKFGIGELVIVNDKYSLRLVDLV, encoded by the coding sequence ATGACTAAGCAAGATAAAAGGCTAGAAGACTTTAAAGATGTAAGTTTAAGTATTTCTCTTTGTATCGGGAAAAAGTTTCTAACTCTAAATAAGATACTAAAACTTAAAGAAGGAGATTTAATAGAATTTGACAAAAAACTTGAAGATTACTTAGATGTATACTTAAATGGTCAAAAGTTTGGTATTGGAGAACTAGTAATAGTTAATGATAAGTACAGCTTGAGGTTGGTTGATCTTGTTTGA
- the fliP gene encoding flagellar type III secretion system pore protein FliP (The bacterial flagellar biogenesis protein FliP forms a type III secretion system (T3SS)-type pore required for flagellar assembly.), with amino-acid sequence MKKYSQVAIVAIAINLLYISTSYGETVNDFLPQLGNLDITLKILFLITILSLAPAILITVTSFTRIVIILSLLRHALGTPQTPPNQVIIALSLFLTLFTMAPTFQQIDELAIQPYINKKISDVEAIKRASEPIKNFMLRNTRKEDLKLFLDIRNEKPSSPQEISMLTLIPAFMVSEIRTALEVVFVIFLPFIVIDLLVASILMSMGMMMIPPMMLSLPFKLILFVLSDGWELLIKSIILSYR; translated from the coding sequence ATGAAGAAATACAGCCAAGTAGCGATAGTAGCGATAGCAATTAATCTTTTATATATTTCTACTTCTTATGGAGAAACAGTTAATGACTTTTTACCGCAATTAGGAAATCTTGATATCACTTTAAAAATTCTTTTTCTCATCACTATTCTTAGTCTTGCTCCAGCAATACTTATAACAGTAACTTCATTCACGAGAATAGTTATTATTCTTTCTCTTCTTAGACATGCTCTAGGTACTCCTCAGACTCCTCCTAATCAGGTAATAATCGCTCTTTCTTTATTCCTTACACTTTTTACTATGGCTCCAACTTTTCAACAAATAGATGAATTAGCAATCCAACCTTACATTAATAAAAAAATAAGTGATGTAGAAGCTATAAAAAGGGCTTCTGAACCTATAAAAAATTTCATGCTTCGTAATACCCGAAAGGAAGACCTTAAGCTCTTTCTAGATATAAGAAATGAAAAACCTTCTTCTCCTCAGGAGATATCTATGTTAACTTTAATTCCTGCTTTTATGGTCAGTGAAATAAGAACTGCTCTTGAAGTGGTTTTTGTTATTTTTTTGCCCTTTATTGTTATAGACTTGTTAGTTGCAAGCATTTTAATGTCTATGGGTATGATGATGATACCCCCCATGATGTTATCTTTACCTTTTAAGTTAATTCTTTTTGTTCTTTCCGATGGTTGGGAACTCTTAATAAAATCAATCATATTGAGTTACAGATGA
- the fliQ gene encoding flagellar biosynthesis protein FliQ — protein sequence MTVDQVITLGQKMLEIALLVGMPVLLTTFLVGIIISIFQAATQIHEMTLTFIPKIVAALLALFIFGSWMLIKLIDYTKENFQFLINVVK from the coding sequence ATGACAGTAGATCAGGTAATCACTTTAGGTCAAAAAATGCTTGAAATAGCACTTCTTGTAGGAATGCCAGTTCTTTTAACGACCTTTTTAGTAGGAATAATTATTAGTATCTTTCAAGCAGCAACACAAATACATGAGATGACTCTTACTTTTATTCCAAAAATCGTAGCAGCACTTTTGGCATTATTTATTTTTGGTAGTTGGATGTTGATAAAGCTTATTGACTATACGAAAGAAAACTTCCAATTTCTTATAAATGTAGTGAAATGA
- a CDS encoding flagellar biosynthetic protein FliR: MTEILDIHTFSLFLLTFVRVASFFLAFPFISTTLIPLNIRILLILAFSFYLSQIIEPSQMIDITKIDLLSFFLLVIKEVLLGISFSILTTIYSSIFIHAAELISYSMGLTIVNIFDSTFGSISVLSRFFVYIFYVVFFFTDAYKIFIAAFVESFKIIPIGNFHLSDSLLYFFLKESKLIFFLSFKIAFPFIITLFITNLILALVNRLIPQINVFIVGLPLQIFIGLFFLSTGFSILIYSSKYLIEKLSTDIINLIKILGH; this comes from the coding sequence ATGACAGAAATATTAGATATTCATACTTTTTCTTTATTTCTTTTGACTTTTGTCAGAGTTGCTTCTTTTTTTCTTGCTTTTCCTTTTATCTCAACTACACTTATTCCTCTAAACATTAGAATTTTATTGATTTTAGCTTTCTCTTTTTATCTTTCACAAATAATAGAACCTTCACAAATGATTGACATAACAAAAATAGATCTTCTAAGTTTCTTTTTGCTAGTTATAAAAGAAGTATTACTTGGTATCAGTTTTTCTATTTTAACTACTATATATTCTTCTATTTTCATTCATGCAGCAGAACTCATAAGCTACTCAATGGGTTTAACGATAGTCAACATTTTTGATTCAACATTTGGTTCTATATCGGTACTAAGTAGATTTTTTGTTTATATATTTTATGTAGTTTTCTTCTTTACAGATGCCTATAAAATTTTTATAGCTGCTTTTGTAGAAAGCTTTAAAATAATTCCTATAGGAAACTTTCATCTTTCAGATTCTCTCCTGTACTTTTTTCTCAAAGAGTCAAAACTTATATTCTTCTTAAGTTTTAAAATAGCTTTTCCATTTATTATTACTCTTTTCATTACGAACTTAATCTTAGCTCTTGTTAATAGACTGATACCTCAAATAAATGTTTTCATAGTTGGTCTACCTCTTCAAATTTTTATAGGTCTATTCTTTTTATCCACGGGATTTTCTATTCTTATTTACTCATCTAAATATTTAATTGAAAAACTCTCTACTGATATAATAAACCTAATAAAAATCCTAGGGCATTAA
- the flhB gene encoding flagellar biosynthesis protein FlhB, with translation MAKDPSKTEKATPRRRQKAKEEGQVLKSQDIPIAFTLLITSTLLYFYIPFAYKKLLQLFTFDFRTSNNVNLWNNYLVSAKTFALLILPVFLVLFLGGIFSNIIQFGFLFSLKPLLPKLDNINPIKGLGRLFSLKTLFETFRNTLKLIIALAVGYFSGKYILSDFFSLSFISLNNQIILMLKYTLLLFFIFGLLSLPIAAADFLFRRWEYEENLKMSKEEIKEERKQYEGHPLIKSAIRRKQREIAMKRMMAEIPKADVVITNPTHYAVALRYERGKMHAPKVIAKGVDNIALKIKKIALEHNIPIEENPYLARVLYESCDIGSFIPEEFYQAIAKILAKVYKKKKLF, from the coding sequence ATGGCAAAAGATCCCTCAAAAACAGAAAAGGCAACTCCTCGGCGGCGTCAGAAAGCAAAAGAAGAAGGACAAGTTCTTAAAAGCCAAGACATCCCAATAGCATTTACACTTTTAATAACTTCCACATTACTTTACTTTTATATTCCGTTTGCATACAAAAAACTTTTACAACTTTTTACTTTTGATTTTAGAACATCCAACAATGTAAACTTATGGAATAATTATCTAGTCTCTGCTAAAACTTTCGCGCTATTAATTTTACCAGTTTTCCTTGTACTTTTTCTAGGAGGCATTTTCTCAAACATAATCCAGTTTGGTTTTCTCTTTTCCCTAAAACCACTACTTCCAAAGCTTGATAATATCAATCCAATAAAGGGTTTAGGTCGACTTTTTTCCTTAAAAACTCTATTTGAAACCTTTAGAAATACTCTAAAGCTTATTATAGCTTTAGCTGTTGGTTACTTTAGTGGAAAATACATTTTATCGGACTTCTTTTCTTTAAGTTTTATATCACTAAACAACCAAATAATACTAATGCTTAAGTATACTCTTTTGCTCTTTTTTATTTTTGGTCTTTTATCCCTTCCTATTGCTGCCGCTGACTTCTTATTTAGAAGATGGGAATACGAGGAAAATCTTAAAATGTCAAAAGAGGAAATTAAAGAAGAAAGAAAACAGTATGAAGGTCATCCTCTTATAAAATCTGCTATTAGACGAAAACAGAGAGAAATAGCTATGAAAAGAATGATGGCAGAAATTCCTAAAGCTGACGTTGTTATTACAAACCCAACTCACTACGCAGTTGCTTTAAGATATGAAAGAGGAAAAATGCATGCTCCAAAAGTTATTGCAAAGGGAGTAGACAACATTGCTTTAAAGATAAAAAAGATAGCATTAGAACATAACATACCTATAGAAGAAAATCCCTATCTTGCAAGAGTTCTATATGAAAGCTGTGATATTGGTAGTTTCATTCCTGAAGAATTTTACCAAGCAATAGCAAAAATACTTGCAAAAGTTTACAAAAAAAAGAAATTATTTTGA